CTTGCGTGGCAAAATCGTAGCGGAAGACGGTGGGTGGGTATAGGAAGGATTGGAAGACAAAGTAGAGGGTGTTGTGGTGGCGTCTGCCGGTGAGCAGGGCGACGGAGCCAATAGCAGGCAGGGTGATGTCGCCCTGCGGCGCGCCATCCAGGGTGTGGCGGCTGAGGCGGTGGTGGGCGTGGTGCAGGTAATCTATGATCAATTCGTCGTGGACGACGACGGCCGTTTCCACCACATCTTCACCTTCTGGCACAATCTCGCGCCAGTTGGCCCGGTCGGGTTGGGACACATCTATGGCGATGATACGGCCGTTGGGCGCATCTAAATCGGTGACAAAATAGAAAACGGGGCCGTCATTGGTCAGAAAGTCGTATTTGGCCTCCTTCTCGTCAATCAGGCGCACAAAATCAGCACTGGCGGACAGGTCGCGACCTGCGGACAGGTCGCAGTAATAGAAGCGGTTGCGCGGGTCGGTGCCATCCCAGGCGGTGAGGAGCAGGTAACGGCCGTCGTCTGTGAGCTGCGCCATAAAACCCAGCTCCGGCGCGTCGGGGCGAGCGTAGACCAGTACATCGTCGGTTTGCGGCGCGCCCAGGCGGTGGAAGTAAACACGTTGATGGGTGCTGGGCGGCGCGTCGGGCAGTTCGCCGGGAGCGGGGTAGCGGGCGTAGAAAAAGCCGGAATTGTCCGGCAGCCAGGCGGCGTTGGTGAATTTGCACCATTGGATGTGGTCGCCGGTGTCTTGCCCGGTTTCCGTGTCGCGGACGCGGATGTCTTGCCAGTCGCTGCCGCTGATGGAGAGGGAGTAGGCCAGGTAACGGCCGTCTTCGGTGTATGATTGGTTGATCAGGGCGATGGTCCCGTCCTGGCTGAGGGTGTTGGGGTCTAGCAGGGGGGTGGGACGGCCGTCTGGCCCATCTTGCCGATAAAGGACAGCCTGGTTTTGCAGGCCATCGTTGCGCTGGAAGAAGAGGCGGCCGGCGTGTACTTCGGGTGGGGACACTTTCGGGTAATCCCATAGAGCGGTGAGCCGTTGTTGCCAGACGGCGCGCAGGGGCAGTTCGTCTATGAAGCCGCGTGTCAGCTCGTTCTGGGCGGCGACAAACGCCTGGGTATCGGCGGCGTGGGGGTCTTCCAGCCAGCGGTAAGGGTCGGCAACGGCCGTGCCGTGAAACTGCTCCACCACAGCATCGCGGCGAGTGGGTGGATAACTAAATTTGCGAGCAGATGTGGATGTTGTCATGGTTCTCAAGCCTCCTTTTTGTCAGGCGCCAATCTTAACTGTTGTTCAAGATTTATAAAAGCAATTCCTGGCACGGTTCATCTTCTGATTGATGAACGACGGAAGTGGCGTATTTATGTTAACTCATCTTCTTCTCATAAATCCACCCATTATCGCGCGCCAATTGTCATTAAAAAAGCATGACATGTGACACATGATTTTGGCCTAATATTTTCCAAATAACCTCAATTAGCGCCCTCTTGCCAGTTCAGACGCCTGCCCAATGATCGCCTATCGGCTTGTTTCGGCCGTTTTCAGGGGTAAATATAGACAAGATTAGATTTTTATTACATATTGTTAAAGTTTAGAGAATCGTTATAATTTTCTGAGAATTTCCTGAGTTTAAATTTGGCAGATGCTGGTTATTGGCGCTGCCCCATGATTCAAAAGGAGAGGACAAAATGAGGATTGTTTCGGTAGTTTTGAACGGAGTCAAGGTGGTTATTAAGACTTTGCGTCTGTCTTTACCCAAGTTAGGGGTTGGCTGGATGTTTGCCTTATTAACCATCAACCTCAATCGTATCGCCATCGTTGAATTAGGAATCACGGCCGTTGTTATCACGGCAATGTTGGCGCTGCATTATTTTCTCTCGCCATTTCAGGTCATTTCTGGCCGCATCGCCGACCGCCATCCCATCGCCGGATTCAAACGGTCCCCTTATTTGTTAGCCAGCAGTGTGGTCGCCAGTTCGGTCTTTATATTTTTGCCGACGATTGTGATCAACATGGGGGCAGGTGAAGTTTGGGCGTACCTGGCCGGTCTGTTGGCCTTTGTCATTTATGGCATCGCCATTGCCGTCATGGGCGATTCGCATCATTCATTGATTGCTGAAGTAACTGACAGCCGTACTCGTGGCGCTGTCATCTCTGTAGTCTGGACGTTTACCATTATCAGCACCATTTTTGCGGCCATCATCATGAACATCGTCATGCCGGAATTTTCGCCGGAAGCGATGCAGCGGCTGTATAACCTGTCGCCGGTGATTGTGATTGGCTTCACTTTCCTCGGTGTTGTTGGCATGGAGAAGCGGATGAATGCCGAAGAGCAGCAGGCGTCAATCGCGCGCGCGAAGGCCGTTGCGCCCGAAGGCAACCCGGTTAGCGTGGCCGTCGAAGTGCTGCGGCGCAACAAACAGGCGCGGGGCTTCTTCTTGTTTGTTTTCATTTCGATTTTGGCGATTTTCTTGCAAGACAATATATTGGAAGTGTTTGGTGCCGAAGTGTTTAACATGCCTTTGACCGAAACGACCCGATTCCAGCCAACGTGGGGCGGTGGCGTTTTGTTGGGCATGGTAATCATGGGGGCGTTGAGCGCGATTTTCTCGGTTAGCAAGCGCACCATAGTGATTGTGGGCTGTGTTGGCACGGCGCTGGGTATGTTGACGCTGGCGACGGCCGCCTTGACCCATCAGGTAGCCATGGTCCTGCCGGCGTTGGTGGTGATGGGTCTCTTCACCGGCTTTTTCAACGTGGGTGCGCTTTCGATGATGATGGATATGACCATTGATGGCGCGACTGGCCTGTACATGGGGTTGTGGGGCACGGCGCAGGCTTTTGGCAACGGAACCGCTTCTTTTGGCGGCGCTTTGCACACCGGTCTGATTGAAACCGGCTTGTTGGCCCCGAACGTCGCTTATTTTACCATTTTTGGAATGGAAGCTGTGGGCATGACGGTCGCCGCGATTATCGTGTGGCGTCTGAGCGTGACCCGTTTCCGCAGCCAACACGCCGCGACGTTGACCCGCGCCGACGCTCTCCGGGCGATGGAATCGGGCGCGGCGGCTTAGGCAAACGATGCGCTTCGACTTTTCGTTTGACCAACGTGTCGCCCGGCAGTATGAAGCACAGCGCGCGCATCCAGCCGAAGTTTCGCAAAGCATTGGCCAGGCCATTGCCAGGGAAGCGGGAGTGGGTGCGCGCGTGTTGGAGATTGGCATTGGGACGGGACGCATTGCCCGGCCGGTAGTGGCCGCCGGCTGCCGGGTGGTGGGTTTTGATGTGTCGGCGAATATGCTGCGCGAGGTGTTGGGGGACGAACGGCCGTTTCCCCCCCACGCGCTATCTCTTTTACAAGCTGATATGCACGACATGCCATTTGGCGCTGACTCGTTTGATGCGGTGATGGCCGTTCATGTACTGCATCTGGCCCGGAACTGGCAGCAGGTGGTGCATGAAATTGCCCGTGTGCTGCGCCGCGATGGCGCGTTTATTCAGGGAGACGATTGGATTGATCCGCAGTCTGTGGTTGGCCGGCTGCGCGACGAGCTGCGTAGACTCGGTATTGCGTTGTCTCCCAATATGATGCCACCGGCGGCCGGCGTATCCAAGCAGCAAGTTCTGGCCGATTTAGGCGGCGTGGCAGCCAGCGAGGTTATCGCCGCGGAGTGGGTCACGTGGATCAGCCCGGCGGAAAGGCTGCAAGCCATCGAGAATAAGATGGACGCCGAAAGCTGGTTCCTTCCCGAAGACATCTTTAATACGTTATTGCCGCAATTGCGCCTGTTTGCGGCCGAAAACTGGCCGGATTTGGCCGTAAAACAGGCTGTTACGCGCCGATTCATCTTAAAAATCACACGTGGTAGCTGGTAGTAGCCGTAAACCGAGGTCCGTATGCCGTTTTCCGTTGGCGTTCTAACAGACGGGGCGTCTTACGGATTACCGAATACGGAACACCGAATACGGGTAGTAGTCGTTTATGACAGAGACCCGTCGCTGCAAAATTGTCATTGTTGGCGGCGGCCCGGCCGGCCTGGCAACGGCGCTGCATCTGGCGCAGTTGTCACCGGCATTGGCCGCAGAGACCATCATCATAGAAGCCGCCGAACACCCCCGCCACAAATTATGTGGCGGGGGTATTACGTTTCATGGGGAAGAGCAGCTAACACGGTTGGGATTGGCGGTAGATGTGCCAACGTTTACGGTGGAGCATTTGATTTTTCGTCTGGGGGCGCAGGCGTTTACCATTTCTGCAGCCCAGGCGATGCAGGTGATTCAGCGGCATGAGTTTGACGCGGCGTTGGCCCGGGCGGTGGTGGATCGCGGGCTGGAACTGCATCTTAATGAGCGGCTGTTGGATTTGCAGGTGGCCGCTGATGGCGTGAGGTTGACGACAAACCGGAGCAGCTATGAGACGGCCGTTGTGGTGGCGGCTGATGGCGCAAATAGCATGGTGCGGCGTAAATTGCGCCTGTTTACCTCTGTGGGCGTGGCGCGGCTGCTGCGGGTGCTGACGCCGATTGACCCGCAAACGACGACAGCCTGGCAGACAAAAACGGCCGTCTTCGATTTCTCGTGTATCATGGGTGGTATTCAAGGCTATGTGTGGGATTTTCCGTGTCTGCTGAATGGATCGGCTTACATGAACCGGGGTATCTTCGACAGCCGGATCGCGCCTGCGGCTGCTCAGGGGCGCGGCCATCTGAAAGAGACATTTGTCACGGGTTTACAGGCGCGCCAGATCAACCTGGAACAATCGCCGCTGGAGGGGCATCCCGTGCGGTGGTTTGACGCCAGCGCGGAATTTTCGCGGCCACGGGTGCTGTTTGTGGGGGATGCCGCCGGGGTGGACCCGTTGTTTGCCGAAGGGATTTCTTATGGCATAGAGTATGGGGAAGTGGCGGCTGCGGCCATGCAAAATGCCTTTGCCACCGGTGACTACGCCTTCACCGATTATCGGCGGCGTCTTCTGGCGCATCCCTTGGGGAAAATGTTGCAGCGGCGCGCCCTGGTTGCCAGACTGCTGTACACACATCGTTGGCCCCGATTGTGGACTTTGTTTTGGCGCATGGCGGCGGTTTCACCAACGGCCGTGCAGCAGGCGATAGGCTCCTCATTGGCCCTTTTGCCACCCAAAACCAACAGCCGGAGGCGGCCAGGGACCAGAGATTAGCAGTATTCAGTTTTCACTATTCAGTGCGCGGTTTCCAGAGGCAGCGCCGACTGAAAACTGGTCACGGAACACGGGATACGGGTACTACTTTCTAGCTTAAGGAACCGTGTTTAAAAACGCTCGCTATTCCCTTTCAGCTTCTTCTTTCTTGCGGCGGAGCTTAAACTGGGGCGGTTTCATCTGAAAATCAAACTCCTCCCCCCGTTCCGTCATATATTGCTTCATCCGCCGTCCGACCCACAAGAGCAGCAGCCCCCAGATGGCCCAGGTAGCGGCCAGACCGGCCAACACCAAAGGCGCAATGGATGTGATTTGTACGGCCGCCAAGATCAAAAAAACGCCGGCTACGAGAATTAAAAGCCAGCCAAGACGTTGGGAAATTTTCAAAAAGGATTGCATCATAGCCTCCGATGGGGCAAAAGACTATAGTTGAGATTCTGCGGGCAGATTGCCGACGGCGATCAGCAGACCGGGTAGGTCTTCGCCAGCGGGCTGAACGCTGCTGAGATGCAAAGCTGCGCGGTGGGCCAGGAAAAAGAAGCAAAGGCTGCCCAACAGCCATGCGGCTGCCAATCCGAGCAAAACGTCTGAGGGAATACGAGCGGAGCCAAAAACAGCCCATACACCCATAACAAGGGCTTTCAGACCAAGGGCAATGGCGAATAAGCGTAATCGTTTGGGAACGGCC
This DNA window, taken from Candidatus Leptovillus gracilis, encodes the following:
- a CDS encoding S9 family peptidase translates to MTTSTSARKFSYPPTRRDAVVEQFHGTAVADPYRWLEDPHAADTQAFVAAQNELTRGFIDELPLRAVWQQRLTALWDYPKVSPPEVHAGRLFFQRNDGLQNQAVLYRQDGPDGRPTPLLDPNTLSQDGTIALINQSYTEDGRYLAYSLSISGSDWQDIRVRDTETGQDTGDHIQWCKFTNAAWLPDNSGFFYARYPAPGELPDAPPSTHQRVYFHRLGAPQTDDVLVYARPDAPELGFMAQLTDDGRYLLLTAWDGTDPRNRFYYCDLSAGRDLSASADFVRLIDEKEAKYDFLTNDGPVFYFVTDLDAPNGRIIAIDVSQPDRANWREIVPEGEDVVETAVVVHDELIIDYLHHAHHRLSRHTLDGAPQGDITLPAIGSVALLTGRRHHNTLYFVFQSFLYPPTVFRYDFATQELAAWHQPQVTFDSDAYETTQVFYPSKDGTRVPMFLTHKKGLPLDGNNPTLLYGYGGFNLSLPPLFAPTRLAWLEQGGVYAQANLRGGTEYGEAWHQAGMLGNKQNVFDDFIAAAEWLIANGYTHPDKLAIEGRSNGGLLVAACLLQRPDLYGAVHCGVPVIDMLRYHKFTAGRYWTSEYGNAEENPEHFRFMMAYSPLHNVQDGVSYPPTLITTAETDDRVVPLHAEKFTATLQAADAGNNPLLLRVETKAGHGLGKPTGKLIEEAADVYSFLWTMLHSKQP
- a CDS encoding BCD family MFS transporter; protein product: MRIVSVVLNGVKVVIKTLRLSLPKLGVGWMFALLTINLNRIAIVELGITAVVITAMLALHYFLSPFQVISGRIADRHPIAGFKRSPYLLASSVVASSVFIFLPTIVINMGAGEVWAYLAGLLAFVIYGIAIAVMGDSHHSLIAEVTDSRTRGAVISVVWTFTIISTIFAAIIMNIVMPEFSPEAMQRLYNLSPVIVIGFTFLGVVGMEKRMNAEEQQASIARAKAVAPEGNPVSVAVEVLRRNKQARGFFLFVFISILAIFLQDNILEVFGAEVFNMPLTETTRFQPTWGGGVLLGMVIMGALSAIFSVSKRTIVIVGCVGTALGMLTLATAALTHQVAMVLPALVVMGLFTGFFNVGALSMMMDMTIDGATGLYMGLWGTAQAFGNGTASFGGALHTGLIETGLLAPNVAYFTIFGMEAVGMTVAAIIVWRLSVTRFRSQHAATLTRADALRAMESGAAA
- a CDS encoding class I SAM-dependent methyltransferase; translated protein: MRFDFSFDQRVARQYEAQRAHPAEVSQSIGQAIAREAGVGARVLEIGIGTGRIARPVVAAGCRVVGFDVSANMLREVLGDERPFPPHALSLLQADMHDMPFGADSFDAVMAVHVLHLARNWQQVVHEIARVLRRDGAFIQGDDWIDPQSVVGRLRDELRRLGIALSPNMMPPAAGVSKQQVLADLGGVAASEVIAAEWVTWISPAERLQAIENKMDAESWFLPEDIFNTLLPQLRLFAAENWPDLAVKQAVTRRFILKITRGSW
- a CDS encoding NAD(P)/FAD-dependent oxidoreductase; its protein translation is MTETRRCKIVIVGGGPAGLATALHLAQLSPALAAETIIIEAAEHPRHKLCGGGITFHGEEQLTRLGLAVDVPTFTVEHLIFRLGAQAFTISAAQAMQVIQRHEFDAALARAVVDRGLELHLNERLLDLQVAADGVRLTTNRSSYETAVVVAADGANSMVRRKLRLFTSVGVARLLRVLTPIDPQTTTAWQTKTAVFDFSCIMGGIQGYVWDFPCLLNGSAYMNRGIFDSRIAPAAAQGRGHLKETFVTGLQARQINLEQSPLEGHPVRWFDASAEFSRPRVLFVGDAAGVDPLFAEGISYGIEYGEVAAAAMQNAFATGDYAFTDYRRRLLAHPLGKMLQRRALVARLLYTHRWPRLWTLFWRMAAVSPTAVQQAIGSSLALLPPKTNSRRRPGTRD